One Gloeobacter morelensis MG652769 DNA window includes the following coding sequences:
- a CDS encoding FAD-linked oxidase C-terminal domain-containing protein — protein sequence MLTLSKPNWRAIAQQMERIVGKTGVVWTPEELLVFECDGLTSYKQRPALAVLPRTTEEVSRVLALCYREGLPFVARGSGTGLSGGALPVEGCVLVVTARMNRILAVDLDNRQVVVQPGVINNWVTQAVSGAGFYYAPDPSSQSICSIGGNVAENSGGVHCLKYGVTTNHVLSLKLVLPDGAVVDVGGRVPEMPGYDLAGVFVGSEGTLGIATEITLRLLKSAESIRVLLADFATIEEAGAAVTAIIGAGIVPGGMEIMDNLSINAVEDVVATDCYPRDAGAILLVEVDGLAVEVEAASARVEALCLEAGARAVRTATDPAERLKLWKGRKAAFAAMGQRAPNYYVQDGVIPRTKLQFVLQQIELLSAKHGYPVANVFHAGDGNLHPLILYDGRIAGELEKVEILGGEILKLCVAVGGSISGEHGIGAEKRCYMSDMFTPADLETMQWVRAVFDPKGLANPTKLFPTPRTCGEAARAESTARFPTVERF from the coding sequence ATGCTCACCCTCAGCAAGCCCAACTGGCGGGCGATAGCCCAGCAAATGGAACGGATTGTCGGCAAAACCGGCGTCGTCTGGACGCCGGAGGAATTGCTGGTCTTCGAGTGCGACGGGCTGACCAGCTACAAACAGCGCCCCGCCCTCGCCGTCCTGCCGCGCACCACCGAAGAAGTCTCCCGGGTGCTCGCTCTGTGCTACCGGGAAGGATTGCCCTTCGTGGCGAGGGGCTCCGGTACGGGCCTCTCGGGGGGAGCGCTGCCGGTCGAAGGGTGCGTGCTGGTGGTCACCGCGCGCATGAACCGGATTTTGGCCGTCGACCTGGATAACCGCCAGGTGGTCGTGCAGCCGGGGGTGATCAACAACTGGGTCACCCAGGCGGTGAGCGGCGCCGGCTTTTATTACGCCCCGGATCCCTCCAGCCAGAGCATCTGCTCGATCGGCGGCAACGTCGCTGAAAATTCCGGCGGAGTGCATTGCCTCAAGTACGGCGTCACCACCAACCACGTGCTCAGCCTCAAACTGGTCCTGCCGGACGGGGCCGTAGTCGATGTGGGCGGCCGGGTGCCCGAGATGCCCGGGTACGACCTGGCGGGGGTGTTCGTGGGCTCCGAAGGCACCCTGGGGATCGCAACGGAGATCACCCTGCGCCTGCTGAAGAGCGCTGAATCGATCCGGGTGTTGCTCGCCGATTTTGCCACGATCGAGGAGGCGGGTGCGGCGGTCACGGCGATCATCGGGGCCGGGATCGTGCCGGGGGGCATGGAGATCATGGACAACCTGAGCATCAACGCCGTCGAAGACGTGGTGGCTACCGACTGCTACCCGCGCGACGCCGGGGCGATTTTGCTGGTCGAAGTGGACGGGCTTGCTGTCGAAGTCGAGGCGGCGAGCGCCCGGGTGGAAGCCCTCTGCCTAGAGGCCGGGGCACGCGCGGTGCGCACCGCCACCGACCCCGCCGAGCGGCTCAAGCTCTGGAAGGGCCGCAAGGCCGCCTTTGCCGCCATGGGCCAGCGTGCCCCCAACTATTACGTCCAGGACGGGGTGATCCCGCGCACGAAACTGCAGTTTGTTCTTCAGCAGATTGAATTGCTGAGCGCAAAGCACGGCTACCCGGTGGCGAACGTCTTTCACGCGGGCGACGGCAACCTGCACCCGCTGATTCTCTACGACGGGCGGATCGCCGGGGAACTCGAAAAAGTCGAGATCCTCGGAGGCGAGATCCTCAAGCTCTGCGTCGCGGTGGGCGGCAGCATCTCAGGGGAGCACGGCATCGGTGCTGAGAAGCGCTGCTACATGAGCGACATGTTCACGCCTGCGGATCTGGAGACCATGCAGTGGGTGCGCGCCGTTTTCGATCCGAAGGGCCTGGCCAACCCCACCAAGCTCTTTCCGACTCCGCGCACCTGCGGCGAAGCCGCCCGCG
- the hutH gene encoding histidine ammonia-lyase translates to MKLLTNWLVLDGCSLAVDDVVAVARGGVPVRLAPASLEAVRRSRAFVEALLEGDEIVYGITTGFGYFKNRRIPRSAVEQLQQNLLVSSAAGVGEPFGREVVRAMLLLRANTLALGYSGVRPETLQLLIAMLNRGVHPVVPCRGSVGASGDLAPLAHLALVLTGEGEAEVGGGVLPGAAALARVGLEPIRLGAKEGLALINGTQAMSALGALTVHRAKRLAKLADLACAMTLEATLGSRSAFLPHFHRLRPHPGQQSSARNLLALTEDSALIASHAGCDRVQDAYSLRCAPQVHGASQDAIAYAGGVIAIEINSVTDNPLIFADTGEVVTGGHFHGQPVAMASDVLAIALAELADISERRTERLVNADYSNGLPMFLTEAGGLHSGYMVAQYTAASLVSENKVLAHPACVDSIPTSAGQEDHVSMGLTAARKAVTVCDNCERVIAIELLCAAQALDLRGKLTPGRGSRAALAMIRSAIPHLESDRIVSRDIEKMVELMASGHLLEAVEAACGRLD, encoded by the coding sequence ATGAAACTATTGACCAATTGGTTGGTGCTCGACGGTTGTTCTCTTGCTGTCGATGATGTCGTCGCCGTTGCCCGTGGCGGTGTACCGGTGAGGCTCGCGCCTGCCAGCCTGGAGGCGGTCCGCCGCTCGCGCGCCTTTGTCGAAGCGCTGCTCGAAGGCGATGAGATTGTCTACGGGATCACCACCGGCTTCGGCTACTTTAAGAACCGGCGCATCCCCCGCTCGGCGGTCGAGCAGTTGCAGCAAAATCTGCTGGTGAGCAGTGCCGCCGGGGTGGGGGAACCCTTCGGCCGCGAAGTGGTGCGGGCCATGCTGCTGCTGAGGGCCAACACCCTGGCACTGGGGTACTCGGGGGTGCGCCCCGAGACTTTACAGCTGCTCATCGCGATGCTCAACCGGGGGGTACACCCGGTGGTGCCCTGCCGGGGATCGGTGGGGGCGAGCGGCGATCTGGCTCCTTTGGCCCACCTGGCGTTGGTGCTCACCGGCGAAGGGGAGGCAGAGGTGGGGGGTGGGGTGCTCCCCGGTGCGGCGGCCCTGGCCCGCGTCGGTCTCGAACCGATTCGGTTGGGGGCCAAAGAAGGACTGGCCCTCATCAACGGCACCCAGGCGATGAGTGCCTTGGGAGCGCTTACCGTCCACCGCGCCAAGCGGCTCGCCAAACTCGCGGATCTGGCCTGTGCGATGACCCTGGAGGCAACCCTCGGTTCGCGCTCGGCCTTTTTGCCCCATTTCCACCGCCTGAGGCCCCACCCGGGCCAGCAGTCGAGTGCGCGCAATTTGCTCGCGCTTACAGAAGATAGTGCTCTGATCGCTTCGCACGCGGGCTGCGACCGGGTGCAGGACGCCTATTCGCTGCGCTGCGCACCCCAGGTGCACGGGGCGAGCCAGGACGCCATCGCCTACGCCGGCGGGGTGATCGCGATCGAAATCAACTCGGTCACCGACAATCCGCTTATCTTTGCGGACACCGGCGAGGTGGTGACCGGCGGCCACTTCCACGGCCAGCCCGTCGCCATGGCCTCCGATGTGCTCGCCATTGCCCTCGCGGAACTGGCCGATATCTCTGAGCGGCGCACCGAGCGGCTGGTCAACGCCGATTACTCCAACGGTCTGCCGATGTTTCTCACCGAGGCGGGCGGTTTGCACTCGGGCTATATGGTCGCCCAGTACACTGCGGCCTCGCTGGTCTCCGAAAATAAAGTGCTTGCCCACCCAGCCTGCGTCGATTCGATCCCGACTTCCGCCGGACAGGAAGATCACGTCAGCATGGGCCTCACCGCCGCCCGCAAAGCGGTCACCGTCTGCGACAACTGCGAACGGGTAATCGCTATCGAACTGTTGTGCGCCGCCCAGGCGCTCGATTTGCGCGGCAAGCTCACCCCCGGCCGCGGCAGCCGCGCCGCCCTCGCGATGATTCGTTCGGCGATTCCCCATCTGGAGTCCGACCGCATCGTCAGCCGCGATATCGAAAAGATGGTTGAACTGATGGCCAGCGGTCACTTGCTTGAAGCGGTCGAAGCGGCCTGCGGCCGGCTCGATTAA
- a CDS encoding TldD/PmbA family protein — MVLAAPLTRKELAALAIDCLRRSGCEYGEVRFASYQTQRLTARDRSLDELSERRSSGFGVRVLLEGAWGFAASHRLGAGQVQRIVALAVETAKASRLAQNARVCLVPVAPERGSYVTPIQIDPFAVPVEDKAQLLLEINERLLHFGDQGVRKVRSFLRFGREEKLFASTEGALIEQTIYRSYPGFSCTAVADGDAQERSYERPPLNIGYEHIDAADLLAQVERVATEAIQKVRAPKGPQGVRSTLVLKPSHLFLTIHESVGHPTELDRVYGYEANFAGTSFATTDKLGTLRYAAPGLNFRADRTQAGGRATCGWDDEGVPAQSWRVVEDGILVDYLTDRETAHRLGRAGSNGCAFADSWASVPMVRIPNLGLEAGPAGGARTAALAEMIADTEEGILIDGIGSYSIDQQRRNFQFGGDAFWKIEKGKIVHMLKDVTYCAMTTEFWNRVDALGPASELEQWGTDICGKGEPMQIAQMSHACVPVRVRDIALGSPG; from the coding sequence ATGGTTTTAGCCGCCCCGCTCACCCGCAAAGAACTTGCAGCCCTTGCGATTGACTGTCTGCGCCGCTCGGGTTGCGAGTACGGCGAGGTGCGCTTTGCCAGTTATCAGACCCAGCGCCTCACCGCCCGGGATCGATCGCTGGACGAATTGAGCGAGCGGCGCAGCAGCGGGTTTGGGGTGCGGGTGCTCCTGGAGGGTGCCTGGGGCTTTGCCGCAAGCCACCGGCTCGGTGCCGGGCAGGTGCAGCGCATCGTGGCGCTCGCGGTGGAGACGGCGAAGGCAAGTCGGCTGGCCCAAAATGCGCGCGTCTGCTTGGTTCCGGTTGCCCCCGAGCGGGGCAGTTACGTCACTCCTATCCAGATCGATCCCTTTGCGGTTCCGGTCGAGGATAAGGCGCAATTGCTGCTGGAGATCAACGAGCGGCTGTTGCACTTTGGCGATCAGGGCGTCCGCAAGGTGCGCTCGTTCTTGCGCTTCGGGCGCGAAGAGAAACTTTTTGCCTCCACCGAAGGGGCGCTCATCGAGCAGACCATTTACCGGAGCTATCCGGGCTTCAGCTGCACAGCGGTGGCCGACGGCGACGCCCAGGAGCGCTCCTACGAGCGACCACCCCTCAACATCGGCTACGAGCACATCGACGCAGCGGACCTGCTAGCACAGGTCGAGCGGGTGGCCACCGAAGCGATCCAAAAAGTGCGCGCTCCTAAAGGGCCGCAGGGTGTGCGCTCCACCCTCGTCCTCAAGCCCAGCCATTTATTTTTGACGATCCACGAATCGGTCGGCCATCCTACCGAACTGGATCGGGTCTACGGCTACGAGGCCAACTTTGCGGGCACCAGCTTTGCCACCACCGACAAATTGGGTACCCTGCGCTACGCCGCCCCCGGGCTCAACTTCCGCGCCGATCGCACCCAAGCGGGGGGACGGGCCACCTGCGGCTGGGACGATGAAGGGGTGCCTGCCCAGAGCTGGCGCGTGGTTGAAGACGGAATCTTAGTCGATTACCTCACCGACCGCGAGACGGCCCACCGCCTGGGACGCGCAGGAAGCAACGGCTGCGCCTTCGCTGACAGCTGGGCGAGTGTGCCGATGGTGCGCATTCCGAATCTGGGTTTGGAGGCCGGCCCGGCCGGGGGAGCACGCACCGCGGCACTCGCAGAAATGATCGCCGATACCGAAGAGGGCATTCTCATCGACGGCATCGGCAGCTACTCAATTGACCAGCAGCGGCGCAATTTCCAGTTCGGCGGCGATGCGTTCTGGAAAATTGAGAAGGGCAAAATCGTCCACATGCTCAAAGATGTCACCTACTGTGCGATGACCACCGAATTTTGGAACCGCGTCGACGCGCTGGGGCCAGCAAGTGAGCTTGAGCAGTGGGGCACCGACATCTGCGGCAAGGGCGAGCCGATGCAAATCGCCCAGATGAGCCACGCCTGCGTGCCGGTGCGCGTGCGCGACATCGCCTTGGGCAGCCCCGGTTAA